The Macaca thibetana thibetana isolate TM-01 chromosome 19, ASM2454274v1, whole genome shotgun sequence genome has a segment encoding these proteins:
- the RFPL4A gene encoding ret finger protein-like 4A has protein sequence MAEHFKQIIRCPVCLKDLEEPVQLKCGYVCCLQCLNALQKEPDGEGLLCRFCSVVSQKNDIKPKYKLRALVSIIKELEPKLKSILTMNPKMRKFQVDMTLDVDTANNYLIISEDLRSFRSGDFSQNRKEQAERFDTALCVLGAPRFTSGRHYWEVDVGTSKVWDVGICKESVNRQGKIVLSSEHGFLTVGCRKGRVFAASSMPMTPLWVGPQLHKVGIFLDVGMRSISFYNISDGCHIYTFNKIPVSEPWRPFFAHKRGTQEDQTFLSICPLINPASASAPVYSGESK, from the exons ATGGCTGAACACTTCAAACAAATCATTAGATGTCCTGTCTGTCTAAAAGATCTTGAAGAACCCGTGCAGCTGAAATGCGGATATGTCTGCTGCCTCCAATGCCTCAATGCACTGCAGAAGGAGCCCGATGGGGAAGGTTTACTGTGCCGCTTCTGCTCTGTCGTCTCTCAGAAGAATGACATCAAGCCCAAGTACAAGCTGAGGGCGCTGGTTTCCATCATCAAGGAACTAGAGCCCAAGCTGAAATCTATTCTAACAATGAACCCAAAGATGAGGAAGTTTCAAG TGGATATGACCTTGGATGTGGACACAGCCAACAACTATCTTATCATTTCTGAAGACCTGAGGAGCTTCCGAAGTGGGGATTTCAGCCAGAATAGGAAGGAGCAAGCTGAGAGGTTCGACACGGCACTGTGCGTCCTGGGCGCCCCTCGCTTCACTTCCGGCCGCCATTACTGGGAGGTGGACGTGGGCACCAGCAAAGTATGGGATGTGGGCATTTGTAAGGAATCTGTGAACCGACAGGGGAAGATTGTGCTTTCTTCAGAACACGGCTTCTTGACTGTGGGTTGCAGAAAAGGAAGGGTCTTTGCCGCCAGCAGTATGCCTATGACTCCTCTCTGGGTGGGTCCCCAGTTGCACAAAGTGGGGATTTTCCTGGATGTAGGTATGAGGTCCATTTCCTTTTACAATATTAGTGATGGGTGCCATATTTACACATTCAACAAAATTCCTGTTAGCGAGCCATGGCGTCCATTTTTTGCTCATAAACGTGGAACTCAAGAGGATCAGACCTTCCTGAGTATCTGTCCTCTGATCAATCCAGCCAGTGCCAGTGCCCCAGTTTATTCTGGGGAaagtaaataa